The Raphanus sativus cultivar WK10039 chromosome 6, ASM80110v3, whole genome shotgun sequence sequence ATAACCCAAGTTTTCAACTAAGCCAGCCATCTCTTACacaaacaaattcaaaataGGACAATGACTTACGCGAAGACAATTGCTGAAGGTTCCATCTCGTAGAGAGTCAGGGAGGCAGCTTCCGAGTGCAGCACAAGCCCTAAATTAACACACAAGTGACAAAGCTCAAGCATGGAAAAAAGCCAAGAGAAACAATGTGATATGATTATCTCTGAGGAAGTTTGTTTTGAACTAACACAAACCTTGGGTTGTCTGATAAACGGAGGTAACAACGAATGATATGCTTCAGAAGGCGTGGAGAAGGCTGCTCCACTAGCGACTGAACCATATTGCCCAACACTCGGCCAACAGCAAAAAACCGCTCTGCTGTTGTGCAGATGTAATCCATCCCTACATCATCCAACAAGATCTTCTGAACTATGAATGTTGCAACCTAACATTTATCATCACAGCAATGTTAATTTCGTAAACAAGGCGTTTATGCACATTATCCAGTGGAAAAAATGGTGATGTTAAGTTAAAAAGGGTTTACAGTTTTGGACAGCTCACTCCCCATCTCCATGGTGCGAAGGCAGAGAGGAATAATTTCGGTTGAAAGAAGGAAGCTAATGACCTCTGTATCATCAACCTGGTTAAAGAAGGATGCGAATGATCATATTCTTATTCCACACACTAACTAGCTAAAAGAAACACAAAGCATCATCTACCCTTCATTCAGAGAAACCAAGACCATTTACGCAAACTTTTAGTCCTTCTACTTTCAGCAACAATTTGGTGGGGGTGGGGGGAATCTCAAAACTGAGAAGCTACAGAAAAGGTTTACCTTGACAAGTGCACCAATGACACCTAAGCTAGTAAGGCGCAAGTACTCGAAAGGTCTGGACTTGCTGGTTGTATTAAGGAAGGGGTAAAGGTACAATGGGATGTGAGCTGCGCATAAGAACAAACAAGGGCATAACAATCAGTTGTCCACCATTGTGAAATAAACTAAAACCATAACAAGAAACTAATACTCAATAACAACCACTAGTAGCATTACCCTTGAGGAATAACATTCTGGTGTCGGAATGAGACGCTACACACTgcagagcgagagagagagagcaagaaGGAATTGTATCAGGAGGAATCTGATGGATTAGGCAAATAAATGAACAAATGAAATATCTAACCTGAAGTAGGGCAAGTGAATTGCAAACACGGTTGGACTGAGCAGGAGTAAGATTTGGAGGTGCAAGAACAGAGTAGATCGAAACTATCTCCTGTTAAGCATTTGATTAGTAACTTTCACTtggatttaaaattaaaaaagagagagagagatacctGCAACAAAGCAGCAATGGTACCAAAAGAGTTCCACAAGAGAGGAGCCAGATCCTGAAACAGTTCTCTTTTCTACAACAACAAGTGGTCAAACAAACTAAATTCAGACAGTGAGATTGTCAAAAACCATATCATCGAAACCCTAAGCTATTGTTCTCGAACCTTGGAAAGCTCGAGGAGAGCATTCTCTCTGAGTTCGGGATTGCTGAGATCGAGAACCAACTGCTCTGCGGAGGCCAAGTTTCGATCTTTGTTCGCCGGAGCTCCTCCGGCCATTGAGAGAGATGGATGTAGATTCGCCATTTTTGTTCCAAACCAGATTCGATTAACTTTGTGTTTCGCTTTTTACTCTCTTCCTACTTTTTCTCGAGTTTGAACCATTCggtctctttcttcttctctctgtgAAATTTTGGAAATGACAATTACgccctttgtttcttttttctctcttcgATTCTACTATAGTTTAGTTATGAATCCTGGTAAATCTGTTAAGAAcaaatttagtaaaaaatgaaaatggtAAAGAAGAATGATTAGTATGATACTGATATTGTTCGAGATGATTTTGTTAGACCGTTGTGACTTGTGAGCGGGTGTTCTCAACGTCAACTAAAAATGATTACTTTCTGATAGAAAATATGGTCAATAAAGGGATATGTTTCCATCAAACgaaggtgttttttttttggcttaaaTTTGACTCAAACGAAGGTGTTGGAACGTCTTTTATTCATCTATATGTTTATCTATATAATACTAATATTTAAAGTAAAttataatacatttatttttttaaacacaaatcTCGTTTTCTCCAACGTAAATCtctatctttttttctattttaaaatagcaagtggcaacaaaaataaaattagtggaataaaagaaatgaaacaATAGGAGTGGAACGTAAAGAAAATAGAATACCTTTATTTCATGAGAAATTTTGGAGAAATACTTAAGATTTTCGGAAAATacatttatgtatatataaatttactaaattattcaatcttaatatttttcaattcctaatttattttatatttaaagtaaCGGTTTTACAATCTTTAAAATATCTACccaatatatttaatatatcttaaactttttattagttggaaaaagataaaataaaaaaactcaacAATGCGTGTCTCCTTCTTTGTATCCTCTacttttgaactttttttttatttctttagttTTACAGATTTTTCCTCTCTCCTTATTAAAAAAACTTGGTGATTCACGAATTAGTTTCAGTTTCTAATCATGCTTCTATTTATTATGACAatagttctgtttttttttaaagaaaaatcatatTGCATATGCCGGTAGATAATCAAAACCATACTAAAAGGTGAATAAGAAGGTCAGGGAGAGTGTCCACgtcaattaaaaaaatcagcCTATCAGAAGGCTTTGTTTCGCCATGTCATGTAAGATTCAATCGAATAAGTTTGCCATTGTGTGTTCTTAAATTTTTTGACTATAACCCATATCAAGTCCATACCTCTTCGTATACCATTAACTAAAATAATGTCGTCTGGCCCATTTAAAAAATAAGCCGTCGTCTCTGATTCTTCCTTTTCCTCTGCGTCGTTTCGGGTCGACTATCTGCGTTTCACCGTTCTTTCATTCCTGTTCTTTAGTTTTCTCTTAATGAGCTATTCTTTCCTTCCAACTCCCTCTCTTTCTACTCCTATATAAACCACTTCGTCAAAGACTCTCTATAACATCCATTCAATGATAACAATCGATGGCTATGAAATTGATTCAAACCTCCGACAAGTCTCGTGCTGCACTATATTTCGTCGACATATCACCAAGGCTATCAGAGTGGGGATTACGCTTTAGTTTGATCTATTTCTGGGAGGCCAGAAACACTGCCAATGGTGGGAGCTGCTCATCCTCGACGAACCAGGGTATGATTGATTTTCTCTGCAATTTCCTTCATGTGGATTCTCACTCAAACTTCCTTACATCTTACTGATTTCGTTTCCGACAGGGCACTGTGATCTACCAGCCTCAACTCAAACCAGGATCCACTTACAGCCTCAAGAATTTATTCGCTACGAAGCCGAAAGAGATCTATCGAGTTGCTGATCTGCGTGTAACCATTTGTTTCTCGCACAGCTCTGTCCTCTTCCATCTTGAATACCTATCAACGCCGACCGGTTCAGATTCTACTTACATGAAGGTTTTGAGTCCAACTGTGGACTCTGAAACAGTCTTCAGCTTATCTGCCATGTATTTGATGCATATTATTGAGCTTCTTTTCTAATTTCactttattaattttcaaaaccaCTATCGTTGTTTACAATTTGGTTTAAGAAACATTGGTGCAAATTAGCATATCGTATAAACACCAAGACAACATAGAACTAGAACTAAACTTTTTGTTTAGTTTACGTTGTAAGTTCTATATTTTGCCTACTGCTTTGTTACTTTTATAGGTGATCTCCATTGAAAAGGGCTTATGTTTACATGAACAAGATGAATCAGGCAAAGGACTGTTTTCCATGTCTCTAAAACGCTACGAGAGGCACTCATACGCCGAGAAACAGGTAAAGGCTCCATATTCCCACAATGTATGTTTACTGTCTCCGAAGCTCTGTCAAACATATACTTATGTACAATATCTATTACAAAACTGGCTTACAAACTGAGAATAAATTGTGTATACACAAACGAACAGGTCAATGGAACATAGCAGGCTTAAGGCTAGGGGTGATCTTTTGGATATCAAAGGTACTGATACATTTTCGTGATGAACATGTATATATAAGGTTCAATTTTTTTACTTAACATTGGGGATTAACAAAAGTGATGATGATATGGATTCATTGCAGGCATTATGTGGGAAAGTATTTAGAATCAATTGCATAAGTGAACTCCAGACTCTCGAGTAACAGCTGGACACTTCTCTTAAACATCTTTGCTCCAGAAAAGTATGTATGTATATCTTCCTTATGGACGCATACTCACACGCACACATCTCTTTTAAATTGTTTGAGTTTGTGCAGATATAAATATATGCCTAACTATTGTAAGTGATGTGGAAAGATTCTTATTTATCTTTAAAACTATGGTTATAGGTCATGCATGGTTTAGTGTTTGTCTCATATGAATGAATACAATTTTGACTCATTGGTGCATAATCAATGTACGAGTCCCTCAACCACCTTCAAAGAAAGGTATGTTAACACCACTTTATCTCTGAAGTCGTGAGTATGTGCGACTTATGTAAACGGGGATGTCAGCATCAAGACAGCTCTCATATTGGAAGACTCATGAGGGACTTAGGGATGGAGATTTTTACTTGTGGGATTGACCTGATACAAGCAGATGTTTGGGGGAAactgaagaatttttttttatcaatcagGTGTCCAACCGAGTTCAAGGAGCTTGCGGTGCATTACTTGCGTGGAGGCGCACAATGGTGGGTCAGTGTGGTTCGGAGCATGCCTGTTGGATATGGATCCCTTGGGAGACCTTTGGAGAAGAATTGAATAGGAAGTATTTTCTGCAAGAGAGCTGGGGGGATTGAGAGCTGATATACGCAAGCGATGTGCAATACATGCATATGGTATCTTGATTGAGTTGGTTGAGAAATCAGTCTTGATGGAGGCTGTGCTTTTGGAGGAAGCAAAGTTCCTGAAAGTACTTAATCCAAGACGACCAGGCGAGCAGAGTTGTCCTGGTGGGGTCAACAACTGTAGAAGGTGTGGTCAGCGAGGCCATTATGCATGGGACTGCACAGCTCATATGGTTGGAGGACAACAAGGTAATCAAAACCAAGGAAATTTTCCACCACCTCTTAAGAGACGAGCCGTGGGACATCGGATGTGTGTCACAGCAGGTCAGGATGACACAGAACCAATAGAATACCAAGAGTGCTCGGAGATATCCCTAAGAATGGTTATTTTTTCGTGGAATTTCGTGGAAATGGCAGGAGAGGGCAATCAGGAGGAAAACACATGCTTTGTAAATAGTTGATCAttgcttttttcttcttttttgcgTTTCTTAATGTTTGATAACTATTATACTCTTTCAAGTTCCAGTGTTTTACTCCACTTCAGTCTCGAACTTGAGCTACCATCGCTCCACTTTGGGCACCAAATGTTTCTTAAAATGAAGAATTAgttgtttcttttcatttgcATAATCATGCGGCAAGCTGCATTTAAGCGGGATTTGTCCGTTTAGTATTAAGGTATCTCCTAGATTTGAACTTGAACTGTCTTCACATTTTCATGGTCTATATGAATACACTGCACAAACACTAACCATGAGcttcttagcaaaaaaataacCATGAGCTTTATTTTAACAAGGACATGCGTGGTTTTTATTGAGAAGTAATAAAGCATTTTTTGCTTAAAAGTAAGAAAGAACTTTACAAATCTGTTAAATTAAAAGACAAGATTACTTTGTCAATCAATATACGTGTAATCTAAATGTTTCCAGATTACATTAGTAATAATATCATATTATGAAAAATGTAATAATACTAAAGACCGCAAGGATTTTCAAGATCATTAACGATACCCAACTTAATAGTAAACTCCGAGGTGAGTTTTCCAATTTTATGTGTATCTCTTTCAGATAAAATGTTcataaatagtatataagaTATATTCAACTGCCATATACATGTAACACAAATATAGTGAAAAAGGTTAATGGTTTCATTCATTTGATTTGCCAACAAAAATCGATGAACCAAGTAgttattaaaattcaaataatatgtaaaagatataaaatatcttttctagattttgtttaataattgtTGTAAGTCTTGCAGTTTTTCTTTATGTCGCTTGACAAATTATAGTTGTTGTGTTATCGTGAAATGTAAATGAAATTGCAAAAAcatcactcttttttttttaagttggaagatgaagtgcaattaatattttcttttaaaggtcacttaaattaaagaaaagggACCAGCTAAATTTGAATTCAATATGTGTATATTCGTTAAAGCAAGTTTGCAGAAATGTAGTATattagatcatgatccgcgcaTCCGCGCGAGTTtattttgattcacatattttatattcacgttgtatattatttaagatttatattataaaaagttaaaataacccggatccaaaaaaaatcaacccggaccaaaaaatttcaaatacctatttaaatccaaatgttgaggactcgaagaactcatacctggaatgaacagatttatatcTGACCCAGTAAGCTAAATtccaaacataatatcttttgttatatttttaattcattttgttgggttggtgagatttactatttattcggaagattttggCTAACTTAGTGGTATATATttgtaggtttcttttttttctgaacaggaaaaaaaaatttggtttttgattaaatttatcttacaTAACAAATTgttgctataaataatttttataaaaactaatttgtaacagtaaatatcattttttataaattagaaTATTATGGTTTATAGATTCAAAGTATAaagttagtcgtcttcatagtacaatataacctctttaaattaataatctataaattaatatctttataaattaatataatttcatagctcagattgagtttttggttcaattagtatctcgataaattaataatctctataaattaataaaaaattatagttttgatatagttccaacattattaatatatagaggttttactgtattgctaatattgatagatgtaagttaatgaatacatacaatatattgtattattagtaatctgtcgtatagtattatatgttagtagatgtattattaataatctatcttatagtataatatgttagtggatgtatctagcttatagtaaaatgtatgcaatataaggaaatatgcatagtggatataataataaggtaagaagtgaaaaactatggtaatgattgatattaattatttataaaaatgcaTGTCTAATGTAtgcaatataaaaaaacatgcgcagtagataaaataataacgtaagaagtgaaaaactatggtaataattaatattaattatttataaaaagacatgtctaatagtaagtagattaatataacattaattacataaggtcctaGGGGTAGGCATTTTACCCGATACTCGAACCCGTACCCGAACCCGACCgaaaaaacccgaaccaaaccgaatcgaagtagtaaaatacccgaacgagtattgaattaggagagattggatatccgaacccgaatgggtaatacccgaacccgaatggatattcgaagataaccgaacatatgtatacttaggtctatattcctagtttacttctttaattttattcaaaatgtttatttttattatgcacatagttcaaaattagataatttacatataattgaaaaaatgtgaatttttactcacttaaaatgcatgtcaagatttttatttcatgcattaacaaaagttacatccaaaatttaaaaataataatcaatttattatcttttatttgtaaaatgttatcttcaaatttattaatcattcaattattagaaaataaaaaatcagttaagtgaaatttctattttttaaatacaaaaaacttgagaaataaaaaatttaatatttttttccaaaatctaaatatccgaaaacctgatccgaaatacccgaacccgaactaaaaatacccgaacccgacccgaagtaaagaaatacccgaacgggtattacaTTCTAAATACCTGAAAACCCAAAATACCCGATCctaacccgaacgggtacccgaacgcccacccctataAGATCCAACTTTAAAAttcacctagaagaagttgtaatgtttctgttttaataagatagattagaaaacttttttttaacaacaatatattagtatattagaTAACTTAacaatacaaaagaaaagacaatTATCGTTATGAGACTAACATACTGTTCAATCATATAATTCAGTATAATACACATTCCACTGCCAATAAAACTCTCTAAATAGAATTAGTTGTTTATGGTGTAAATCGGTTAACAGTAATCAAAATAATATGAATAATGGACTACAAGGTCAAAACTcataataattgaaaattttaaaacatgtttGATTATCATATAGTTGAgttattatttacattttttagcCTGAATAATATGTTACATTGAAAAATGCTTTAATTTAAGtgatttaaacatataaacatTGTTGTTTAATTTCTGCTAAAACATATTTAACCTTAAAAATAGAGTCGATTAGTCGAAACATATAAATAACACACATATTAATCGTTTTCTAATGAAAGTTTAATCAAAATATCACGTGGTTACGATAACAATCATTAacccaaaattttatgaaaaatcaaCAAACATTgcttttatgtttaattatttctaattatttttcttaacaatttttggaaaaattattACTCAGTTAAACACCAGTAACACAATATAATTTACAACATAATTAACCATGATcataaaaacactaaacttaGTAGAAAAAGACAGTGTTGAAGATTCAAGTTGATCCAATTAAAGAAGTTcataaaaaaacagaagaaatcACACTTCAAAACTATTGTCAATACCACTTTCAAACTCTTAGGAAAGATAAGAGTCAATTTCAATGTGTAAGTTAGAGCTACATCTCCCATCTACACTTCATAAGAAAATAATCTAGAAAACACTACTAAGAACAACTTTCTGAGCATCTGAATTGTCTTTGTATTCTAAACTCAGTTTTGGTAATctaataaactaattaaaagaattctattacaaaaatatggagaaaaaattatatacaacaTTTAAACAACAAAAAGCAGATTATGTCTCTCCTCATATATTATATCCTACACCCTACACAATTTATATACAGATGAAAATtctgaaatattttatattcacacAAAAAAATAGTTGTAAAATTTTAACAGTAACTATCTGCGCGTAGCGCGGAAAATGATCTAGTGAATTTTAAGAAGAATGAATACTTTGTAgagaatgcaaaaaaaaaagaatgcaaACAAACATAACttatttatataagtttaagaaaataaaataaaatctatataaatttcataataaaGTCAAAACGAATCATAATTTGTATGTTTTATAGTATTTTgtgacgacaaaaaaaaattcttattattgtattattttaaatagtaaaataacatatatatctCAACACacacaaatttattttaaacctaaatatttataataatatgatttttattaatttcgaATTTATATCTTACTTATTGAAATCTAAGGGAGTTTTGcaaatatgactcaaaactcaaagtcaaacACAAACCTAACACATGATTTGTTTTGGAATTTTCATTTGCCCTAGTTACCCCAAATGTTTAGATTATTCACGAAAATgccatttttctttcttttttctttttttcgaaaatttaatttttactctttcatcctcatcttcttcaagtatttacaatattgtcaTTGCCATCAATACaccaaccaccatgaacaaccaatttaaaGCTTTTAATGCACCTAAAATCGATATACTAAaacgacttacatggaagtcgtctaactatagttaaatattaaagttttatttttccgtTGGACAACTTCTTTGTAAGTAGTCtagaaaaagtcaaatttctgacGCAATCCGGTCAAATGCAAATTTAACCTGTTTATCCGGCCCATCAACCTGCGGCCGTAGCCAAACTTGTGACCTGTCGGTCCATTACGGCACATAATCAAACCTGCGGCCGAAGCCAACCTACAACCCGAAGGTCCATAATGGCCAAAGTCAAACCTGCGATCCGTCGGTCCCTTAGGGCCCGTAGCCAAACCTGCGACCCGTCGGCCCCTTACCTACGACCCGTTGGTCCCTTGCGACAAGTAGCCAAAGTTACGACCCATCGGTCCCTTACGGCCTCTAGCCAAAAAAACATACTTTACTTAATTAAATCATGTTCATCTAATCCCGTACTTTACATAAATTACTTCAATTCTCAATCGGTTTCTATAACATTTCCAACCGAACATTCTAGTTCTGGTCGAATCAAATCTACATATTTCACATAAAAATCTCAATTAAACATGACATTATTTCACGCAATCTAGTATGCAAAATATCCTATGAACGCATAAACATTCTTCGATCCTTGAAAACCACCTCGAAGAACGAACTTTCCATAAACGATTCCTCTAGCATGATTATCATCCTAACAAACcaactataataaaaatactaattattAGTTGCCACAAATCATGCCCTCACATTGGCTGAATCTTTAAGATTCAAAAACTCTGAACTTCCTTGCTTTTTCTGGTGAAGAACTTCTCTGTTCCTCCTAGTTTGATCCTTCTTCTTGAAATCTTCTTTCTAGAACTTCGTTGTTCCTCTAACTTCTCTCTAAGTTTTGTTTATCTAGTGTGTGAGAATTGAAAGCTTGGGGTCTCCTTTTATACTAATTTATCGGATCAAAAACTGTTGCCACAATTAACATCTTATTGATGTTCTTTAGTCCATCCCAATACTTGTCAAACTTTTTGTACATCTCTATAGTTTTACCCTTCAGCTCATGATATGTGTTATTACTTAACGCCATAATAAGGTTGGTGGCTATGTTCGCAATCTCTTCGTAACACTTGTAAATATTGACTGTTGTTGACGCAAACACAACCAGTGTGGAGTTGTATAAGATCGCAGACACAACCAGTGTGGACACCATGTGTCTCTAACATAGCACGTAGGTTAGAGTccttaaaaacttaaaaaaacagaAGATTCAAAATTTAAAGCATCTatgattttattcaaaaaaatattgcaaatcAAAACCAGCAAAATTGAATactaaaaaatcttatatatatttaaaagggATCTAACAAACGTTACAACTTCTCATAAACCATAAACATTTGGTAAGACCATACctataactgtttttttttctggacaTGGTATAAATGTTTTCTAAAACTGCAGCCTTTAATATTTACGATGTataaagttatattatttttatagattataTGTAATTAAGTGagcattatttatttataagttaCTATTCtggtctttatttttttaatattctggtaaaatcagttttttcaatatatcatttacattttatattaaaatttactctagctataaaattttaatacattTGATATTCAAAATAGAGATTTAATTTTTGCTAGCAAACTTAAAACCACAAACCTAAGCATATATAACAGTAATACAACTAAAATGACACTCTGAATTAATTATTCTCATTTTAAAATACTTGTGTACAAAATTCACATATTAAAATCGCTTATGTGTTCAGTATCCGAAGATTAGAAACTCCTCGATGAGTATAAATGATGATACCACGTAGTATCTGTTGGCTTAATTCAAATATCTGTAAAAATAGTTGTAATTTTTTGATACATAGCAGGTCCGAATCGGTTTGGTATCTAGGACCTGAAAAAATCTGAagtatccaaaatataaaaatattagaaacccaaaaatacccaaaaactcaaaaaatatcaaacatatttAAATCTCCAAAATACTCTAGATTTTACTCGAAATCTGATTCA is a genomic window containing:
- the LOC108829111 gene encoding uncharacterized protein LOC108829111, with product MVGAAHPRRTRGTVIYQPQLKPGSTYSLKNLFATKPKEIYRVADLRVTICFSHSSVLFHLEYLSTPTGSDSTYMKVISIEKGLCLHEQDESGKGLFSMSLKRYERHSYAEKQVNGT
- the LOC130496895 gene encoding uncharacterized protein LOC130496895, with amino-acid sequence MANLHPSLSMAGGAPANKDRNLASAEQLVLDLSNPELRENALLELSKKRELFQDLAPLLWNSFGTIAALLQEIVSIYSVLAPPNLTPAQSNRVCNSLALLQCVASHSDTRMLFLKAHIPLYLYPFLNTTSKSRPFEYLRLTSLGVIGALVKVDDTEVISFLLSTEIIPLCLRTMEMGSELSKTVATFIVQKILLDDVGMDYICTTAERFFAVGRVLGNMVQSLVEQPSPRLLKHIIRCYLRLSDNPRACAALGSCLPDSLRDGTFSNCLREDQIARRWLQQLVHNVGVGRVPTHQGGGFEHML